The proteins below are encoded in one region of Ostrea edulis chromosome 3, xbOstEdul1.1, whole genome shotgun sequence:
- the LOC125677421 gene encoding proline-rich protein 5-like isoform X3 → MKDTIVDGTKMSMLQTNGVGGTRGAMKRHSLADIADAWKGLPLTGTRRGSMTSCRMSVGNALDCAARHEFLESIQVAIIQLFQKKALQECELVQIQDNVRNLVDSEAGPLIYDFFKDKLLKKGMVILREFMKNDLGLVLLKKMSDQWNYFYTQILPTLQAMLYPLPNKDVSIRKITMLEFRDVVVLKVGIEDTLNSVSRDDVPTQIIQMFLVLQGIHDGFPPSENYARLERLAAKVINPYLGFFGFYEGSSKPTIESSLKPTTKIKHSEKTEAYEGDIKTTRPKSTNPLFIKSLHHHRHGNGHIFSHILEPVVEQDTVRRHSIDTSPRLSSVHS, encoded by the exons ATGAAGGACACCATTGTTGACGGTACCAAGATGTCAATGTTGCAGACCAACGGGGTAGGGGGGACGAGAGGCGCCATGAAACG ACATAGTCTTGCGGACATCGCCGATGCTTGGAAAGGTCTACCACTGACCGGCACAAGAAGGGGTTCGATGACGTCATGCCGGATGTCGGTTGGCAACGCACTGGACTGCGCAGCGCGGCATGAATTTCTGGAAAG CATCCAGGTAGCAATCATTCAGCTGTTTCAGAAGAAAGCCCTGCAGGAGTGTGAATTAGTACAGATTCAAGACAATGTCCG GAATTTGGTGGATTCCGAGGCAGGCCCTCTTATATATGATTTCTTCAAG GATAAATTATTGAAGAAAGGGATGGTGATACTCCGTGAGTTTATGAAGAATGACCTAG GTTTGGTGCTCCTGAAGAAAATGAGCGACCAGTGGAACTACTTTTATACACAAATCCTTCCTACGCTGCAGGCAATGTTGTACCCACTGCCA AATAAAGATGTCTCAATACGAAAGATCACAATGCTGGAATTCAGGGACGTGGTAGTTTTAAAAGTAGGGATCGAAG ACACCCTCAACTCGGTATCTAGGGACGATGTCCCCACGCAGATCATCCAAATGTTTCTAGTTCTTCAG GGCATACATGATGGATTCCCGCCAAGTGAGAACTACGCTCGATTGGAACGACTTGCTGCGAAAGTAATTAACCCGTACTTGGGGTTCTTCGGTTTCTATGAAGGTTCGTCTAAACCTACGATAGAATCGTCCCTTAAACCAACTACAAAAATCAAACACTCAG AGAAAACAGAGGCCTATGAAGGCGATATAAAGACAACCCGTCCCAAATCTACAAATCCTCTTTTCATAAAATCGTTGCATCATCATCGTCATGGAAATGGACATATATTCAGTCACATTCTTGAACCAGTGGTAGAACAAGACACTGTCCGGAGACACAGTATAGACACATCTCCAAGACTGTCCAGTGTCCATTCCTGA
- the LOC125677421 gene encoding proline-rich protein 5-like isoform X1, translating to MPEVLSACRDGYIEFSLTSLVGCSCLGDWKMKDTIVDGTKMSMLQTNGVGGTRGAMKRHSLADIADAWKGLPLTGTRRGSMTSCRMSVGNALDCAARHEFLESIQVAIIQLFQKKALQECELVQIQDNVRNLVDSEAGPLIYDFFKDKLLKKGMVILREFMKNDLGLVLLKKMSDQWNYFYTQILPTLQAMLYPLPNKDVSIRKITMLEFRDVVVLKVGIEDTLNSVSRDDVPTQIIQMFLVLQGIHDGFPPSENYARLERLAAKVINPYLGFFGFYEGSSKPTIESSLKPTTKIKHSEKTEAYEGDIKTTRPKSTNPLFIKSLHHHRHGNGHIFSHILEPVVEQDTVRRHSIDTSPRLSSVHS from the exons ATGCCTGAAGTTTTGTCGGCGTGTCGTGACGGATATATTGAATTTTCTTTGACGAGCTTGGTTG GATGTAGTTGTCTGGGTGACTGGAAGATGAAGGACACCATTGTTGACGGTACCAAGATGTCAATGTTGCAGACCAACGGGGTAGGGGGGACGAGAGGCGCCATGAAACG ACATAGTCTTGCGGACATCGCCGATGCTTGGAAAGGTCTACCACTGACCGGCACAAGAAGGGGTTCGATGACGTCATGCCGGATGTCGGTTGGCAACGCACTGGACTGCGCAGCGCGGCATGAATTTCTGGAAAG CATCCAGGTAGCAATCATTCAGCTGTTTCAGAAGAAAGCCCTGCAGGAGTGTGAATTAGTACAGATTCAAGACAATGTCCG GAATTTGGTGGATTCCGAGGCAGGCCCTCTTATATATGATTTCTTCAAG GATAAATTATTGAAGAAAGGGATGGTGATACTCCGTGAGTTTATGAAGAATGACCTAG GTTTGGTGCTCCTGAAGAAAATGAGCGACCAGTGGAACTACTTTTATACACAAATCCTTCCTACGCTGCAGGCAATGTTGTACCCACTGCCA AATAAAGATGTCTCAATACGAAAGATCACAATGCTGGAATTCAGGGACGTGGTAGTTTTAAAAGTAGGGATCGAAG ACACCCTCAACTCGGTATCTAGGGACGATGTCCCCACGCAGATCATCCAAATGTTTCTAGTTCTTCAG GGCATACATGATGGATTCCCGCCAAGTGAGAACTACGCTCGATTGGAACGACTTGCTGCGAAAGTAATTAACCCGTACTTGGGGTTCTTCGGTTTCTATGAAGGTTCGTCTAAACCTACGATAGAATCGTCCCTTAAACCAACTACAAAAATCAAACACTCAG AGAAAACAGAGGCCTATGAAGGCGATATAAAGACAACCCGTCCCAAATCTACAAATCCTCTTTTCATAAAATCGTTGCATCATCATCGTCATGGAAATGGACATATATTCAGTCACATTCTTGAACCAGTGGTAGAACAAGACACTGTCCGGAGACACAGTATAGACACATCTCCAAGACTGTCCAGTGTCCATTCCTGA
- the LOC125677421 gene encoding proline-rich protein 5-like isoform X4, whose translation MTSCRMSVGNALDCAARHEFLESIQVAIIQLFQKKALQECELVQIQDNVRNLVDSEAGPLIYDFFKDKLLKKGMVILREFMKNDLGLVLLKKMSDQWNYFYTQILPTLQAMLYPLPNKDVSIRKITMLEFRDVVVLKVGIEDTLNSVSRDDVPTQIIQMFLVLQGIHDGFPPSENYARLERLAAKVINPYLGFFGFYEGSSKPTIESSLKPTTKIKHSEKTEAYEGDIKTTRPKSTNPLFIKSLHHHRHGNGHIFSHILEPVVEQDTVRRHSIDTSPRLSSVHS comes from the exons ATGACGTCATGCCGGATGTCGGTTGGCAACGCACTGGACTGCGCAGCGCGGCATGAATTTCTGGAAAG CATCCAGGTAGCAATCATTCAGCTGTTTCAGAAGAAAGCCCTGCAGGAGTGTGAATTAGTACAGATTCAAGACAATGTCCG GAATTTGGTGGATTCCGAGGCAGGCCCTCTTATATATGATTTCTTCAAG GATAAATTATTGAAGAAAGGGATGGTGATACTCCGTGAGTTTATGAAGAATGACCTAG GTTTGGTGCTCCTGAAGAAAATGAGCGACCAGTGGAACTACTTTTATACACAAATCCTTCCTACGCTGCAGGCAATGTTGTACCCACTGCCA AATAAAGATGTCTCAATACGAAAGATCACAATGCTGGAATTCAGGGACGTGGTAGTTTTAAAAGTAGGGATCGAAG ACACCCTCAACTCGGTATCTAGGGACGATGTCCCCACGCAGATCATCCAAATGTTTCTAGTTCTTCAG GGCATACATGATGGATTCCCGCCAAGTGAGAACTACGCTCGATTGGAACGACTTGCTGCGAAAGTAATTAACCCGTACTTGGGGTTCTTCGGTTTCTATGAAGGTTCGTCTAAACCTACGATAGAATCGTCCCTTAAACCAACTACAAAAATCAAACACTCAG AGAAAACAGAGGCCTATGAAGGCGATATAAAGACAACCCGTCCCAAATCTACAAATCCTCTTTTCATAAAATCGTTGCATCATCATCGTCATGGAAATGGACATATATTCAGTCACATTCTTGAACCAGTGGTAGAACAAGACACTGTCCGGAGACACAGTATAGACACATCTCCAAGACTGTCCAGTGTCCATTCCTGA
- the LOC125676341 gene encoding neuropeptide FF receptor 2-like, which yields MESIIFLNNNQNGDNLNSTTVIPEHHSNETHDDDHISEFSAEMFQHRLPNTVIMALMMFFGIIGNSVVLYVYFTKLSHVNMERYFIPFLAIVDLVACLIGPSFALMENVYSVTFPSAVLCKTLWYVTSLTSGISVSLLFIIAAHRHRKLCCPHKKQMTVHHKRMFMAIMFITVAVTLTPMIFFVDLQHLKFEHDNYHVEGITCAPHNPEQSLEERIYFGIMFGMISLIIIATGILYVSIGKVVFERLQKTRKSSIPASPKLVITLTDTTIKETSRETEPSKNSEESSTQNPGGHRSNPRTYRKYRLNFYIMFFTIFICNTVSFVPSMVYLLLHENDIEFFFSHDTALVNVHLSLHRLYVTNHVLNPFIYGYFDLTFRKNVIETFRNLCRRRNALDRNIPISDSTRC from the coding sequence ATGGAATCAATCATCTTCTTGAACAACAACCAGAATGGGGATAACTTAAATTCTACCACCGTCATACCGGAACACCATTCGAACGAGACACATGATGACGACCATATATCAGAATTCAGTGCTGAAATGTTCCAGCACCGTCTGCCGAACACGGTCATCATGGCGTTAATGATGTTTTTTGGCATCATTGGTAACTCCGTCGTATTGTATGtctattttacaaaattatctCACGTGAACATGGAGCGCTACTTCATTCCATTTCTGGCGATTGTGGATTTAGTAGCTTGTTTGATAGGACCCAGTTTTGCTCTGATGGAGAACGTTTACTCTGTCACTTTTCCTTCGGCCGTGCTCTGTAAGACGCTGTGGTATGTTACCAGTCTTACCAGTGGAATATCAGTTTCTCTTTTATTCATCATCGCCGCGCATCGCCACCGGAAGCTCTGCTGTCCACATAAAAAACAAATGACGGTGCACCACAAACGTATGTTCATGGCGATTATGTTTATCACAGTTGCTGTGACTTTGACACCAATGATCTTCTTTGTGGATCTGCAGCACCTTAAATTTGAGCATGACAACTATCATGTCGAGGGTATCACGTGTGCTCCCCACAATCCAGAACAAAGCTTAGAAGAAAGAATTTATTTCGGGATTATGTTTGGTATGATTTCCCTCATTATCATTGCTACTGGTATCCTTTACGTATCTATAGGTAAAGTCGTGTTCGAAAGACTTCAGAAGACCAGGAAGAGTTCAATTCCAGCGAGTCCCAAATTAGTAATCACCCTCACAGACACAACCATAAAAGAAACCAGCAGAGAAACTGAACCCAGCAAAAATTCCGAAGAGTCTTCTACCCAAAATCCCGGGGGACATCGCTCTAATCCCAGAACCTATAGAAAATACAGACTGAACTTTTACATAATGTTTTTTACTATTTTTATCTGTAACACGGTGTCCTTCGTTCCGTCCATGGTGTACCTTCTCCTACATGAAAATGACATTGAGTTTTTCTTCTCGCACGACACCGCTCTTGTCAATGTCCATCTGTCGTTGCACAGACTATATGTGACTAACCACGTGTTGAACCCTTTTATATACGGGTACTTTGACCTCACATTCAGGAAAAATGTGATAGAAACTTTTCGTAACTTGTGTCGGAGGCGAAATGCACTTGATAGGAACATCCCCATTAGTGATTCTACAAGATGCTAG
- the LOC125677421 gene encoding proline-rich protein 5-like isoform X2 — MYSCSTVLGCSCLGDWKMKDTIVDGTKMSMLQTNGVGGTRGAMKRHSLADIADAWKGLPLTGTRRGSMTSCRMSVGNALDCAARHEFLESIQVAIIQLFQKKALQECELVQIQDNVRNLVDSEAGPLIYDFFKDKLLKKGMVILREFMKNDLGLVLLKKMSDQWNYFYTQILPTLQAMLYPLPNKDVSIRKITMLEFRDVVVLKVGIEDTLNSVSRDDVPTQIIQMFLVLQGIHDGFPPSENYARLERLAAKVINPYLGFFGFYEGSSKPTIESSLKPTTKIKHSEKTEAYEGDIKTTRPKSTNPLFIKSLHHHRHGNGHIFSHILEPVVEQDTVRRHSIDTSPRLSSVHS, encoded by the exons ATGTATTCGTGTTCTACTGTTTTAGGATGTAGTTGTCTGGGTGACTGGAAGATGAAGGACACCATTGTTGACGGTACCAAGATGTCAATGTTGCAGACCAACGGGGTAGGGGGGACGAGAGGCGCCATGAAACG ACATAGTCTTGCGGACATCGCCGATGCTTGGAAAGGTCTACCACTGACCGGCACAAGAAGGGGTTCGATGACGTCATGCCGGATGTCGGTTGGCAACGCACTGGACTGCGCAGCGCGGCATGAATTTCTGGAAAG CATCCAGGTAGCAATCATTCAGCTGTTTCAGAAGAAAGCCCTGCAGGAGTGTGAATTAGTACAGATTCAAGACAATGTCCG GAATTTGGTGGATTCCGAGGCAGGCCCTCTTATATATGATTTCTTCAAG GATAAATTATTGAAGAAAGGGATGGTGATACTCCGTGAGTTTATGAAGAATGACCTAG GTTTGGTGCTCCTGAAGAAAATGAGCGACCAGTGGAACTACTTTTATACACAAATCCTTCCTACGCTGCAGGCAATGTTGTACCCACTGCCA AATAAAGATGTCTCAATACGAAAGATCACAATGCTGGAATTCAGGGACGTGGTAGTTTTAAAAGTAGGGATCGAAG ACACCCTCAACTCGGTATCTAGGGACGATGTCCCCACGCAGATCATCCAAATGTTTCTAGTTCTTCAG GGCATACATGATGGATTCCCGCCAAGTGAGAACTACGCTCGATTGGAACGACTTGCTGCGAAAGTAATTAACCCGTACTTGGGGTTCTTCGGTTTCTATGAAGGTTCGTCTAAACCTACGATAGAATCGTCCCTTAAACCAACTACAAAAATCAAACACTCAG AGAAAACAGAGGCCTATGAAGGCGATATAAAGACAACCCGTCCCAAATCTACAAATCCTCTTTTCATAAAATCGTTGCATCATCATCGTCATGGAAATGGACATATATTCAGTCACATTCTTGAACCAGTGGTAGAACAAGACACTGTCCGGAGACACAGTATAGACACATCTCCAAGACTGTCCAGTGTCCATTCCTGA